Proteins encoded by one window of Vibrio panuliri:
- a CDS encoding TRAP transporter large permease, producing MSIEVLTLLLIGCVLASFALGAPVGLALGGIAMGMGYLTWGEGIFNLVPTTIESNFFSFILLAIPLYIYMGQLLTRSGIGDAMFNASQMVIGRIRGSLAVSVIGVCSMIGAMVGIIGAGIMTSGSIALKPMLERGYDKRLALGVIMAGGGLGILIPPSIPMIMYAATTQNSVGRMFLAAIIPALISIILLMAYVVISCKLNPKKAPLGTGSESQMSGKEKFTTARDGLFSLLLIVAVLGSIITGIATPTESGAIGVVGAIILAIVFKRFRFEMFKSSGFETAMLVSVSMWIILGASLFSNFHMLSGVQNMVAQITQDLGLPPLGVIILMQVIMLLLGFIIDELIIVLMCAPLFTPIVVSLGYDPIWFGILMILNIEIAVQTPPYGFALFYLKGIAPPGVSMMDIYRSILPFIALKLCVLILCMMFPEVVMWLPNKVMGVN from the coding sequence ATGAGTATCGAAGTATTGACGTTGTTACTGATCGGCTGTGTTCTTGCTAGTTTCGCTTTAGGTGCGCCTGTGGGTCTAGCGCTTGGTGGCATCGCGATGGGGATGGGTTACCTTACTTGGGGGGAGGGTATTTTTAACCTTGTCCCCACGACCATCGAAAGTAATTTCTTTAGTTTTATCCTGCTTGCCATTCCGCTGTATATCTATATGGGGCAGTTGTTGACTCGCTCAGGCATTGGTGACGCAATGTTTAATGCTAGTCAAATGGTGATCGGGCGTATCCGTGGTTCCTTGGCGGTGAGTGTTATTGGTGTTTGCTCAATGATTGGCGCCATGGTTGGCATTATCGGTGCAGGTATCATGACGTCAGGCAGTATCGCACTTAAGCCGATGTTAGAGCGCGGGTACGATAAACGTTTGGCACTGGGCGTGATTATGGCGGGTGGCGGATTGGGTATCTTAATTCCGCCTAGTATTCCGATGATCATGTACGCGGCGACTACGCAAAACTCGGTGGGGCGTATGTTCCTTGCGGCGATTATCCCTGCACTGATCTCAATCATCTTGTTGATGGCTTACGTTGTGATCAGCTGTAAGCTTAATCCCAAGAAAGCGCCACTGGGTACGGGCAGCGAAAGCCAAATGAGTGGTAAGGAAAAGTTTACCACTGCTCGTGATGGCCTGTTCTCACTCTTACTTATCGTAGCGGTGTTGGGCAGTATTATCACCGGCATTGCCACGCCAACTGAGTCTGGGGCGATAGGGGTTGTCGGGGCGATTATTCTTGCCATCGTTTTCAAACGTTTCCGCTTTGAAATGTTCAAATCTTCCGGTTTTGAAACCGCCATGCTCGTTAGTGTTTCGATGTGGATCATTCTCGGTGCGTCTCTATTTAGCAATTTCCACATGTTAAGTGGTGTGCAAAATATGGTGGCGCAAATCACTCAGGACCTTGGGTTGCCTCCGCTAGGTGTGATTATTTTGATGCAAGTGATCATGCTGTTACTCGGCTTTATTATCGATGAACTCATTATCGTTTTAATGTGCGCACCACTGTTTACACCTATTGTCGTCTCACTCGGTTATGACCCAATTTGGTTTGGCATTCTGATGATTTTGAACATTGAAATTGCAGTGCAAACGCCACCGTATGGTTTCGCACTTTTCTACCTGAAAGGTATTGCCCCACCAGGGGTCAGTATGATGGATATTTATCGTTCAATATTGCCATTTATCGCCCTCAAGTTATGTGTGCTCATTCTCTGCATGATGTTCCCTGAGGTCGTGATGTGGTTACCAAATAAAGTGATGGGAGTGAACTGA
- a CDS encoding PTS sugar transporter subunit IIB: MMNILLVCAGGFSTTMMMEEMKKTINGSQKLNIEDFTLEAISVDRLSEKINSFDVILVGPQLSHKYKNIEASALENNKPSVLLSAEIYGAMDGATVLKQALLAHKKHQMSLTD, encoded by the coding sequence ATGATGAATATTTTATTGGTGTGTGCGGGTGGTTTTTCAACCACGATGATGATGGAAGAGATGAAGAAAACCATCAATGGTAGCCAAAAGCTAAATATTGAAGACTTTACTCTTGAAGCTATTTCTGTTGACCGTCTATCAGAAAAAATTAATAGCTTTGATGTTATTTTGGTAGGGCCTCAACTTAGTCATAAATACAAAAACATCGAAGCATCAGCACTAGAAAATAATAAACCATCTGTGCTGCTTTCAGCAGAGATTTACGGCGCGATGGATGGAGCAACAGTGCTAAAACAAGCGTTGTTAGCACACAAAAAGCACCAGATGAGTCTTACTGACTAA
- a CDS encoding universal stress protein — translation MSLKRILMPVDLAYPDVVKKEVDMALKLIDEQGVIDMLYVDEARVHRSMVPTASGSAFSAQHQNAFDSVHTMLEMYVPKAHRGKAIVRNGVVFDEVVLQAKRSQVDAIVMASAKPKFRSYFLGSNAAKIVRHSHCSVFVVKDDPA, via the coding sequence ATGAGCCTTAAGCGAATCTTGATGCCAGTAGACCTTGCTTACCCAGATGTGGTGAAAAAGGAGGTGGATATGGCACTTAAGTTAATTGATGAGCAGGGCGTTATTGACATGCTGTATGTCGATGAAGCGCGAGTTCATCGCAGTATGGTTCCCACCGCTTCAGGCAGTGCTTTTTCTGCGCAACACCAAAATGCATTTGATAGTGTGCACACCATGCTTGAGATGTATGTGCCCAAAGCACATCGAGGCAAGGCGATTGTGCGTAATGGGGTCGTATTTGATGAAGTTGTCTTGCAAGCCAAACGCTCACAGGTGGATGCGATTGTTATGGCTTCGGCAAAGCCCAAGTTTCGTTCCTATTTTCTCGGTTCAAATGCCGCCAAGATTGTTCGTCACTCCCACTGTTCAGTGTTCGTGGTGAAAGATGATCCGGCATAG
- a CDS encoding PTS sugar transporter subunit IIC, with translation MSLFASFEKLLSSILLPIAEKIDKQVHLSAVKKGMVVLTPILLLGSMAYPLKALKNVFSDSAAVQEWFINNTYLIDLLIKFSLGFIAIYTVIAIAYFLSEGYKIYTVGAVALSLFAYLIMTTSVNPDGSLDIRFFDSKGLFTAIFVAIASVEIYRFFTEKRLVIRMPEGVPDFVSSSFELITPTAFIAVLFVSARYFIAQWTGGLLLPEILMQVLAPVVGSLDNLWVVWFVIMLRLLFWFFGIHSAVLSPILSPIFVQYLSENIAAKTAGVELAHFVTGGTFSAFVNFTGSGVTLGLVIAMMIAKTQRYRKVGQVSLVPSLFGINEPVLFGAPIILNPILFIPFVLGGSLIGIFPLVLMKYGFLAKPFFDPPYLPLFFEGYLTSFDWKTPFVQALQIVASFFVYYPFFRIMDRQEMAREAALKAEQEKKSVFSKKDDELLDELGLDF, from the coding sequence ATGAGCCTATTCGCATCTTTTGAAAAGCTGCTCAGCAGTATATTACTGCCAATAGCAGAAAAAATAGATAAGCAAGTCCATCTTAGTGCTGTGAAAAAAGGCATGGTTGTATTAACGCCAATCCTATTGCTCGGCTCGATGGCTTATCCATTAAAAGCACTTAAAAACGTATTTTCTGATTCGGCTGCGGTGCAAGAGTGGTTTATTAATAACACTTATCTTATCGATCTTTTAATTAAATTTTCACTCGGTTTTATCGCCATTTACACTGTGATAGCAATCGCTTATTTTCTAAGTGAAGGCTACAAAATATACACAGTTGGTGCGGTGGCCCTATCCCTTTTTGCTTATTTGATCATGACCACCTCAGTGAATCCTGATGGCTCACTTGATATTCGCTTCTTTGATTCAAAAGGCTTATTTACCGCCATATTTGTCGCGATTGCCAGTGTTGAGATCTATCGATTCTTTACCGAAAAGAGGCTGGTGATCAGAATGCCAGAAGGTGTGCCTGATTTCGTTTCAAGCTCATTCGAATTAATCACTCCGACTGCTTTTATCGCCGTTCTGTTTGTTTCTGCCCGTTACTTTATTGCTCAATGGACCGGTGGCTTGCTGCTACCAGAGATCTTAATGCAGGTACTGGCGCCTGTGGTTGGCAGCTTAGACAATCTGTGGGTGGTCTGGTTTGTCATTATGTTGCGTCTGTTGTTCTGGTTCTTTGGTATCCACTCGGCCGTGCTTAGCCCAATTCTATCGCCGATTTTTGTCCAATATCTATCGGAGAACATCGCTGCGAAAACGGCTGGGGTAGAGCTTGCTCACTTCGTTACTGGCGGTACATTCTCAGCATTTGTTAACTTCACTGGGTCAGGGGTTACCTTAGGCTTAGTTATTGCGATGATGATTGCCAAAACTCAACGTTATCGTAAAGTTGGTCAAGTATCTCTAGTGCCAAGTTTGTTTGGCATTAATGAGCCAGTATTGTTTGGTGCGCCTATTATCTTAAACCCGATTCTGTTTATTCCGTTTGTATTGGGTGGCTCGCTAATCGGTATATTCCCACTGGTACTGATGAAATATGGTTTCTTAGCCAAACCGTTCTTTGATCCCCCGTATCTGCCTTTGTTCTTTGAAGGTTACTTAACAAGCTTTGACTGGAAAACACCATTCGTTCAAGCACTGCAAATTGTCGCTTCATTCTTCGTCTACTACCCATTCTTCAGAATTATGGATAGACAAGAGATGGCAAGAGAGGCCGCGCTAAAAGCTGAGCAAGAGAAGAAATCGGTGTTCAGTAAGAAAGATGATGAGCTGCTGGATGAGCTCGGGCTGGACTTCTAA
- a CDS encoding MalY/PatB family protein has protein sequence MQFDFSTPTQRLNSYSTQWDYVGDRFGCSDLLPFTISDMDFAAAPCIIKALQHRLDHGIFGYSRWNHSDFKQAICHWFESQYQAQIDQDSLVYGPSVIYIIAKLIQLWSKPNDSVLFFDPAYDAFRPLIETSQRRAVPCPLTCQRDEQSSSYQVDWHKLDQQASDPRCTILLLCNPHNPTGKVWNHQELSKIAHIAQRHNLKVISDDIHMDICFAPYTPWSKVAQNDQWALVSSASKSFNIPALTGAYAAIACEETKQAYLNVVKQTEGLSSPAILGVIATMAAYREGATWLHALKEYLHGNLLWVTERLNQEFPQLNLHPPQGTYLAWLDLSALNIDMDKLQHALIHEQKIAIMRGDAYGPLGENHLRFNVGCQRDKVEKGIEGLINAIHSLR, from the coding sequence ATGCAATTTGACTTTTCCACACCGACCCAACGATTAAATAGCTACTCAACTCAATGGGATTATGTTGGCGATCGTTTTGGCTGTTCTGACCTACTGCCTTTTACCATCTCTGACATGGATTTTGCTGCTGCGCCTTGTATCATCAAAGCCCTTCAACATCGCCTAGATCATGGCATCTTTGGCTATAGTCGCTGGAATCACTCTGATTTTAAACAAGCTATCTGTCACTGGTTCGAAAGCCAGTACCAAGCTCAAATTGATCAAGACAGCTTGGTCTATGGTCCTTCTGTCATCTACATCATCGCAAAATTGATCCAATTATGGTCAAAACCAAATGACAGTGTGCTGTTTTTTGACCCAGCATATGACGCTTTCAGACCTTTGATAGAAACCAGTCAGCGCAGAGCCGTCCCTTGCCCATTAACATGTCAAAGGGACGAGCAATCATCGAGCTATCAGGTTGATTGGCATAAATTGGATCAGCAAGCTTCTGATCCTCGTTGTACCATTTTGCTGCTCTGCAACCCACACAACCCCACAGGTAAAGTCTGGAACCATCAAGAACTCAGCAAAATTGCCCACATTGCGCAGCGCCACAACCTTAAAGTCATTAGCGACGATATCCATATGGATATCTGTTTCGCCCCCTATACTCCGTGGAGTAAGGTGGCTCAAAACGATCAATGGGCGCTGGTCAGTTCAGCATCAAAGTCATTTAATATCCCTGCCCTAACTGGTGCGTACGCTGCTATCGCTTGTGAAGAAACCAAGCAAGCGTATCTAAATGTTGTTAAACAAACGGAGGGTTTATCTTCGCCAGCCATTCTCGGTGTGATTGCCACAATGGCGGCTTATCGCGAAGGAGCTACATGGTTACATGCCCTCAAAGAGTATCTGCATGGCAACTTACTTTGGGTAACAGAGCGACTCAATCAGGAGTTTCCACAACTTAATTTGCATCCACCACAAGGGACTTACCTAGCGTGGCTTGACCTCTCTGCGCTCAATATTGATATGGATAAACTGCAACACGCCCTCATCCATGAGCAAAAAATCGCGATTATGCGGGGAGATGCTTACGGCCCTTTGGGTGAAAATCATCTACGTTTTAATGTCGGATGCCAAAGAGATAAGGTAGAGAAAGGAATTGAAGGCTTGATTAACGCGATTCACTCATTGCGTTAG
- a CDS encoding TRAP transporter small permease subunit, giving the protein MLSTVLATYCRGVNQVIYWIGVSASLLMPILAVTVAFEVFSRYVLGAPTIWAYDVSLFLFGYIAALGGALAQQKKAHINVDVLYLSVSMRVRSLFNLFSYSLAIFFLAVVLMMALGKFEEAVEFNYRRQSEWAPSMAHFWVMMVVACGAFIVQFTSDIVQDLYYLLTGKSLIEQTPEESEESETLVEQAGDL; this is encoded by the coding sequence ATGTTGAGTACGGTGTTAGCAACATATTGTCGCGGCGTGAATCAGGTGATTTATTGGATCGGTGTTTCAGCATCACTCTTAATGCCAATCTTAGCGGTTACCGTCGCCTTTGAAGTCTTCTCTCGTTATGTGCTTGGTGCTCCAACTATCTGGGCGTATGACGTTTCACTTTTCTTGTTTGGTTATATCGCTGCCTTGGGTGGTGCGCTGGCTCAACAAAAGAAAGCGCACATTAACGTCGATGTACTCTATCTATCAGTTTCGATGCGAGTACGTTCACTGTTTAATCTTTTTTCATACTCTCTCGCGATCTTCTTTCTTGCAGTGGTGCTGATGATGGCACTGGGTAAGTTTGAAGAGGCTGTGGAGTTTAATTACCGCCGCCAGTCAGAGTGGGCTCCATCGATGGCGCATTTCTGGGTGATGATGGTGGTCGCTTGTGGGGCGTTCATTGTTCAGTTCACTAGCGACATTGTACAAGATCTCTACTACTTGCTTACTGGGAAATCGCTGATTGAGCAGACACCAGAAGAGAGCGAGGAGAGTGAAACCTTGGTTGAGCAGGCGGGGGATTTATGA
- a CDS encoding NAD-dependent succinate-semialdehyde dehydrogenase, which produces MADLVLSRGFINGEWVEAQDGKQVDVVNPSTGELITTVPDMGKEESEAAVSAAHTAFQEWRSTTAKYRAGLLRKWFDLIVENADTLAKLLTTEQGKPYKEAYGEVLYGASFIEWFAEEAKRIYGDVIPAANPNNRYMTIKQPIGVVAAITPWNFPVAMITRKVGPALAAGCTVVIKPGEDTPLCALAMVKLAQQAGIPKGVVNVVTTSRPAVVGDVLCRHPLVRKVSFTGSTPVGKLILRQAADTVKKVSLELGGNAPFIVFDDADIDKAVLGAVISKYRNAGQTCVCTNRLYIHDAVYDEFLAKYTHAVKALVVGDGLVEGTEIGPLINRKAHEKVAALVQRAIEQGATLTLGGAGHEFGEQFYQPTILTDVTEEMEIAHQELFGPVSTIFRFNDEKDVVRRANDTPYGLAAYFYTQDHARVWRMSEALEYGILGINEGIISTEVAPFGGVKESGSGREGSKYGIDDYLEIKYLCHGI; this is translated from the coding sequence ATGGCAGATTTGGTCTTATCCCGTGGTTTTATCAATGGGGAGTGGGTTGAAGCCCAAGATGGCAAGCAAGTTGATGTTGTGAACCCATCCACTGGTGAGCTTATTACCACTGTGCCTGATATGGGCAAAGAAGAGTCAGAAGCAGCAGTGAGTGCGGCTCACACTGCATTTCAAGAGTGGCGCTCAACGACGGCGAAATATCGCGCGGGGTTGTTGAGAAAGTGGTTTGACTTAATTGTAGAAAATGCCGATACGTTAGCTAAGTTGCTGACCACAGAGCAAGGAAAACCCTATAAAGAAGCCTATGGCGAGGTGCTTTACGGTGCGTCGTTTATTGAATGGTTTGCCGAAGAAGCAAAGCGTATTTATGGCGACGTTATTCCGGCGGCAAATCCTAATAACCGTTATATGACCATTAAGCAGCCAATCGGCGTTGTTGCCGCGATCACGCCATGGAACTTTCCTGTCGCGATGATCACTCGCAAGGTTGGCCCTGCGCTCGCAGCAGGTTGTACTGTGGTGATTAAGCCCGGTGAAGATACTCCGTTATGCGCGCTGGCAATGGTGAAACTTGCGCAACAAGCGGGTATTCCCAAAGGTGTGGTCAATGTTGTTACCACGTCTCGACCTGCGGTAGTGGGGGATGTGCTGTGTCGCCACCCTTTGGTGCGCAAAGTCTCATTCACAGGTTCAACGCCTGTCGGGAAACTGATTCTGCGTCAAGCAGCAGATACAGTGAAAAAAGTTTCGCTTGAGTTGGGCGGTAACGCGCCATTTATCGTGTTTGATGATGCCGATATTGATAAGGCAGTATTGGGTGCGGTGATCTCCAAATATCGTAATGCTGGTCAAACTTGTGTTTGTACCAACCGTTTGTATATCCATGATGCGGTTTATGATGAGTTTCTCGCTAAATACACCCATGCGGTCAAAGCGCTAGTGGTTGGCGACGGTTTGGTGGAAGGGACAGAAATTGGTCCTTTAATTAACCGCAAAGCGCACGAAAAAGTGGCCGCTTTGGTGCAAAGAGCGATTGAACAAGGTGCGACGCTAACGCTTGGTGGGGCGGGGCATGAGTTTGGCGAGCAATTTTATCAACCGACCATCTTAACGGATGTGACAGAAGAGATGGAGATAGCTCATCAAGAGTTGTTTGGTCCGGTCTCGACTATTTTCCGCTTCAATGATGAAAAAGATGTGGTACGCCGAGCTAACGATACCCCTTATGGCTTAGCGGCATACTTCTATACTCAAGATCATGCGCGCGTTTGGCGTATGAGTGAGGCGCTTGAATACGGCATTCTTGGCATTAATGAGGGCATTATTTCAACCGAAGTGGCTCCGTTTGGTGGCGTGAAAGAGTCGGGCAGTGGCCGAGAAGGTTCGAAATACGGCATTGATGACTACCTAGAGATCAAATATTTGTGTCACGGTATTTGA
- a CDS encoding TRAP transporter substrate-binding protein, protein MFKTLSKLNKRSLTKKVAACAIAISSSFLTVSQAFAAEHNWRFVNLYPRGTAYGEVYKGFAENIEAMSNGRISVQVMYSGEGVGQTGVLGSVKSGLITMGAPFQPMHAGEFPAGVVEVGLPGMTDDVGELSALFHEKGWGEVLEEAYDKQNLVWLEPYIQLPVYVLTKEPINSIEDFQGLKIRAPGAYGKFLRNLGASPASLSYSEIYTSLATGVIDGSIGSNIIDHRDGNHVEVAKYMYRLPIAGAQTLPIVVNKSAWNKLPDDLKAIVRAASAVHAREQMTKSRLWESQAIADMQAKGMKWSPEPSTADTAKWNEAAGSLWTEYADSDKYSQRLIKIVQDTQ, encoded by the coding sequence ATGTTTAAAACCTTAAGTAAACTGAACAAAAGAAGCTTAACTAAAAAAGTGGCGGCTTGCGCGATTGCTATCTCAAGCTCTTTTTTAACCGTTTCTCAAGCTTTCGCCGCGGAGCACAACTGGCGCTTTGTAAACCTTTACCCGCGTGGCACAGCCTATGGTGAAGTGTATAAGGGCTTTGCTGAGAATATTGAAGCAATGTCAAACGGTCGCATCTCGGTTCAAGTTATGTACTCAGGGGAAGGCGTAGGTCAAACCGGTGTTCTCGGCTCGGTAAAATCAGGTCTTATCACTATGGGAGCACCTTTCCAACCTATGCACGCAGGTGAGTTTCCTGCGGGTGTGGTAGAAGTGGGCTTACCGGGCATGACTGATGATGTTGGTGAGCTAAGTGCATTGTTCCATGAAAAAGGTTGGGGCGAAGTACTTGAAGAAGCGTATGACAAGCAGAATCTGGTTTGGTTAGAACCGTATATCCAGCTTCCAGTTTATGTACTGACCAAAGAGCCGATTAACTCAATTGAAGACTTCCAAGGGTTGAAAATCCGCGCTCCTGGTGCCTATGGTAAGTTCTTGCGTAACTTAGGCGCTTCTCCTGCATCACTCTCCTACAGTGAAATCTACACCAGCCTTGCGACAGGAGTTATCGATGGCTCTATCGGTAGCAACATCATTGACCACCGCGATGGTAACCATGTCGAAGTGGCTAAATATATGTACCGCCTACCAATTGCAGGTGCACAGACGTTGCCAATCGTGGTTAACAAGAGTGCATGGAACAAATTACCTGATGACTTGAAAGCGATTGTTCGTGCGGCAAGTGCCGTTCACGCTCGTGAGCAGATGACGAAGTCACGTCTTTGGGAATCTCAAGCGATCGCCGATATGCAAGCAAAAGGCATGAAGTGGAGCCCAGAGCCAAGTACAGCAGATACGGCTAAATGGAATGAGGCAGCCGGTTCACTTTGGACTGAGTACGCAGATTCAGACAAGTACAGTCAACGCTTAATCAAAATCGTGCAAGACACACAATAA
- a CDS encoding LysR family transcriptional regulator has translation MTKNPVPIGHIGDYEIKQLKIFKVVADCGGFSAAETELNVSRSTISIHISNLESRLNLILCRRGRSGFALTEEGTVVYEATVKLLGELDDFRNTINHLDIQPSGSLTVLFSDNISLDTRAKMPEVIRKFAKIAKEVYLTAEVARMTEIERKVLQEEADIGFIPFHRELDGLEYEHIYTDICYLYASKDNPLAKLDKNELSDEVINGFPVAYAGIKTQERLNSHLAKMNLKATAYNYESRMALVLSSRFIGYLPENYAKPYVDSGQLVPIAPKERYYYLEIMAITKKTNSINKVRSLFVKTMRDFYRELHE, from the coding sequence ATGACTAAAAATCCTGTGCCCATCGGTCACATTGGTGACTATGAAATCAAACAATTGAAAATTTTTAAAGTGGTAGCTGACTGTGGAGGCTTTTCTGCAGCAGAAACAGAGCTAAACGTCAGTCGTTCGACCATCAGTATTCATATTTCTAACCTTGAATCGCGCTTAAACCTTATCTTGTGTCGCCGGGGACGCTCAGGATTTGCACTCACTGAAGAAGGCACAGTGGTGTATGAAGCGACGGTCAAACTACTCGGAGAGCTTGATGATTTTCGAAATACAATTAACCATTTAGATATTCAACCTTCCGGCAGTTTAACGGTTCTATTTAGCGACAACATTAGCTTAGATACTCGGGCAAAAATGCCCGAAGTCATTCGTAAGTTCGCCAAAATAGCCAAAGAAGTGTACCTTACGGCCGAAGTCGCCCGCATGACTGAAATTGAGCGTAAAGTGCTGCAAGAAGAAGCCGATATTGGCTTTATCCCCTTTCATCGCGAATTAGATGGCTTGGAGTATGAGCATATCTATACCGACATCTGTTATCTGTACGCCAGTAAAGATAACCCTTTGGCTAAGCTCGATAAAAATGAGCTCTCTGATGAGGTGATCAATGGATTTCCCGTCGCTTATGCGGGAATTAAAACGCAAGAGCGGCTCAATTCACACTTGGCGAAAATGAACTTGAAGGCCACCGCCTATAACTACGAATCACGGATGGCATTGGTGCTTTCTTCTAGGTTCATTGGTTACCTGCCGGAAAACTACGCCAAGCCGTACGTTGATTCGGGGCAGTTAGTACCTATCGCCCCAAAGGAGCGCTACTACTATCTTGAGATCATGGCAATCACCAAGAAAACCAACTCAATCAACAAGGTTCGCTCACTATTTGTTAAAACCATGCGTGATTTCTATCGAGAGTTACATGAGTAA
- a CDS encoding PTS lactose/cellobiose transporter subunit IIA has product MSNSQEMNEDFEKVIISIVSYSGEAKGYAYEALTLSEEGKFDEAEDMMEQCNVSVRKAHAVQTELIRQEISGEKIVVSMIMVHAQDHLMTTLSERELIRKMIEQNRRLYKLEQALLNK; this is encoded by the coding sequence GTGAGCAATTCCCAAGAAATGAATGAAGATTTTGAGAAAGTCATAATATCGATTGTCAGTTATTCTGGCGAAGCTAAGGGCTACGCTTATGAGGCTTTAACACTCTCTGAAGAGGGTAAGTTTGATGAAGCTGAAGATATGATGGAGCAATGTAACGTTAGTGTTCGTAAAGCACATGCTGTGCAAACTGAATTGATTCGCCAAGAGATCAGTGGTGAAAAAATCGTGGTAAGTATGATTATGGTGCACGCTCAAGACCATCTTATGACGACCCTATCTGAGCGCGAACTGATCCGTAAAATGATCGAGCAAAACCGCCGCCTCTACAAATTAGAACAAGCATTGCTGAACAAATAA
- the gabT gene encoding 4-aminobutyrate--2-oxoglutarate transaminase — translation MTNQQLHQRRNQVFSNGMGALYPLYVAKAENALIWDVEGNKYIDFAAGIAVNNTGHSNKRITEAVKAQLDNFSHTCALVTPYESFVELAEKLTQVAPGTTPKKVAFLTTGAEAVENAVKVARAHTGRSGVIAFKGAFHGRTNLTMALTGKVTPYKASFGPFPGEVFHAPYPNEFHGVTVEQSLQALEDLFTCDIEASRVAAIIFEPVQGEGGFYQAPAVFAQALRQICDKHGIMLIADEIQAGFARTGKMFATENLGIEPDMMTLAKGIAGGFPISAVVGKADVMDSAPAGGLGGTYAGSPLGCVAGLEVLKIIEEEDLCAKAMGIGEVVNSRMTKLQQTVSQIAQVRTHGAMMAIEFADPHSGQPLQDLTKAIIGKAQENGVILLSCGVKGNVIRLLPPLTIESEILNEGLDKLEKIIKELV, via the coding sequence ATGACCAACCAACAACTGCACCAGAGAAGAAATCAGGTATTTTCCAACGGTATGGGGGCGCTGTACCCACTGTATGTTGCTAAAGCTGAAAATGCTTTGATATGGGATGTGGAAGGCAATAAATACATCGACTTTGCCGCAGGTATTGCAGTCAACAACACCGGTCACTCCAATAAACGGATTACGGAAGCAGTCAAAGCTCAGTTGGACAATTTTTCGCACACATGTGCGTTGGTGACCCCCTACGAATCATTTGTTGAACTGGCGGAGAAGTTAACGCAAGTCGCCCCGGGAACGACACCTAAGAAAGTCGCCTTCTTAACCACAGGGGCAGAAGCGGTTGAGAATGCCGTTAAGGTTGCTCGCGCACATACGGGACGAAGTGGTGTGATTGCGTTTAAGGGGGCTTTCCACGGACGGACAAATTTGACCATGGCATTAACGGGTAAAGTGACCCCTTATAAAGCCAGTTTTGGTCCATTTCCGGGTGAAGTGTTCCACGCTCCTTATCCGAATGAGTTTCATGGGGTAACGGTTGAGCAAAGCCTGCAAGCATTGGAAGATCTGTTTACTTGCGATATTGAAGCATCACGTGTTGCCGCGATTATTTTTGAACCAGTGCAAGGGGAAGGCGGTTTCTATCAAGCCCCTGCGGTGTTTGCTCAGGCTCTGCGTCAGATCTGCGATAAGCACGGTATCATGTTGATTGCTGATGAAATTCAAGCGGGCTTTGCACGTACCGGTAAGATGTTTGCCACTGAGAACTTAGGGATTGAGCCCGATATGATGACGCTCGCCAAGGGCATTGCTGGTGGTTTTCCTATTTCAGCTGTAGTCGGGAAAGCAGACGTGATGGACTCAGCACCGGCAGGCGGTCTTGGCGGGACATATGCAGGTTCACCACTGGGCTGTGTTGCGGGTTTGGAGGTACTGAAAATCATCGAAGAGGAAGATCTGTGCGCCAAAGCGATGGGCATCGGTGAAGTGGTGAACAGCCGAATGACCAAACTACAACAGACTGTGTCACAAATTGCTCAAGTGCGCACTCATGGTGCAATGATGGCGATTGAGTTTGCGGATCCGCACTCGGGTCAACCATTGCAAGATTTAACCAAGGCCATTATTGGTAAAGCACAAGAAAATGGGGTGATCTTGCTGTCATGTGGGGTGAAAGGTAACGTAATTCGCCTTCTTCCACCATTGACCATTGAATCAGAAATTCTAAATGAAGGTCTGGATAAACTCGAGAAGATCATTAAAGAACTGGTTTAG